The Bacteroidales bacterium genome segment ACATTCACAAACATAAGCATTATTGTCTTTAATCAATTTTTCTGCCCATTCAAAAAGTTGCTGGAAATAATCACTTGCATAAAACTCGTTTGCCCACTCAAATCCAAGCCATTTAATGTCTTCTTTAATGGAATTAACATATTCTTCCTCTTCTTTCGTTGGATTTGTGTCGTCAAAACGTAAATTACATTTCCCGTTATATTTTTTTGCCAATCCAAAATTTAAGCAAATGCTCTTTGCATGACCAATATGCAAATAGCCATTAGGTTCTGGAGGAAAACGCGTTAAAACATGGTCAAAACGCCCTTCTTGCAAATGAGAATCTATAATTTCTTCTATGAAATTTTTTTGTACTTTTACTTCCTCTGGATTATTTATTT includes the following:
- a CDS encoding glutamine--tRNA ligase → MNNEKINNPEEVKVQKNFIEEIIDSHLQEGRFDHVLTRFPPEPNGYLHIGHAKSICLNFGLAKKYNGKCNLRFDDTNPTKEEEEYVNSIKEDIKWLGFEWANEFYASDYFQQLFEWAEKLIKDNNAYVCEC